In one Pseudodesulfovibrio tunisiensis genomic region, the following are encoded:
- a CDS encoding energy transducer TonB family protein — protein MTRSPVLTACIVFSLCAHFLLVHAKWTSTPTQGGEQILVPADFDVASLPAGDSLSLGQAAQPGSNSENGEKAQANRRRQALRQYVTNVRKAIEQRKFQPDRHGLEDLIGKASYAFTIGPDSAFSNIRLTRTSGTPRLDRTALLAIRAASGMVERPKIIGSAPLHITVTVKYQYSL, from the coding sequence GCAGCCCGGTGCTGACCGCGTGCATCGTGTTTTCCCTGTGCGCCCACTTCCTGCTTGTCCATGCGAAATGGACCTCGACTCCGACACAGGGCGGAGAACAGATTCTCGTGCCTGCGGACTTCGATGTGGCCTCGCTTCCGGCCGGAGATTCCCTGAGTCTGGGACAGGCAGCACAGCCGGGCTCGAATTCGGAAAACGGGGAAAAGGCGCAGGCGAACAGGCGAAGACAGGCGCTCAGGCAGTACGTGACCAACGTGCGCAAGGCCATCGAGCAACGCAAATTCCAGCCCGACCGCCACGGTCTGGAAGACCTGATCGGCAAGGCGAGCTACGCCTTCACCATCGGGCCGGACAGTGCGTTTTCCAACATCAGACTGACACGCACCTCGGGCACACCCCGGCTGGACAGGACCGCCCTGCTCGCCATCCGCGCGGCCAGCGGCATGGTGGAACGTCCGAAAATCATCGGCAGCGCCCCCCTGCACATCACGGTAACCGTCAAGTATCAGTATTCCCTCTAG
- a CDS encoding 4Fe-4S dicluster domain-containing protein, giving the protein MSVRPEFVQSHCIAFRGGECGLCVDACPAGALSLADGPVLDPAICTGCGLCAAVCASGALRHDAGRDFARKAFARGENPMVVGCFGLPARSGDQMELGACLSALNPEFLFATALAGTGKVSFVRGQCSECARGDHCRGFLKALGEVRRIFPQLADRIACMREKGARTVSVNAVSRRSLFGMLRGGRGRATMDQDVTAAVPDWWREVVALAPENVAGAMLELLPSAEIRIDPGCSGCGACVRACPTDALEFVAGESCFSLRFTVWKCVDCGLCERACRTDSVVRLPFGKENFCREPQPLHSASFGQCRRCRAKSANLVNGYCEICARKLGM; this is encoded by the coding sequence ATGTCTGTCAGGCCGGAATTCGTGCAGTCGCATTGCATCGCCTTTCGGGGCGGGGAGTGCGGTCTGTGCGTTGACGCATGTCCGGCTGGTGCGTTGTCTCTGGCGGATGGTCCGGTTCTCGATCCGGCCATCTGTACGGGATGCGGCCTCTGCGCCGCGGTCTGCGCTTCGGGGGCGTTGCGTCACGACGCTGGGCGCGACTTTGCCCGCAAGGCCTTTGCCCGCGGGGAAAATCCCATGGTTGTCGGATGCTTCGGATTGCCTGCACGGTCCGGGGATCAGATGGAACTCGGCGCGTGCCTGTCGGCATTGAACCCGGAATTCCTGTTTGCAACGGCACTGGCCGGAACCGGGAAGGTCTCGTTTGTGCGTGGGCAATGCTCGGAGTGTGCCAGAGGCGATCATTGTCGCGGTTTTCTCAAGGCCTTGGGCGAGGTGCGTCGGATTTTTCCGCAGCTTGCGGATCGGATTGCCTGCATGCGGGAAAAAGGCGCGCGAACGGTTTCCGTGAATGCGGTTTCCCGGCGGTCCCTGTTCGGGATGCTGCGAGGAGGCAGGGGCAGGGCGACCATGGATCAGGATGTGACTGCCGCTGTCCCGGACTGGTGGCGCGAGGTTGTGGCTCTTGCCCCGGAGAATGTGGCCGGAGCCATGCTGGAATTGCTGCCGAGTGCTGAAATTCGCATTGATCCCGGCTGTTCCGGGTGTGGCGCGTGCGTACGTGCCTGCCCCACGGACGCACTGGAGTTCGTGGCTGGCGAGAGCTGTTTCAGTCTGCGTTTCACGGTCTGGAAGTGCGTGGATTGCGGACTGTGCGAGCGGGCCTGTCGCACGGACAGTGTTGTCCGTCTGCCGTTTGGCAAGGAGAATTTCTGTCGCGAACCGCAACCATTGCATTCCGCTTCCTTTGGCCAATGCCGACGGTGTCGGGCGAAAAGCGCCAATCTGGTGAACGGGTATTGTGAAATTTGCGCCCGCAAGCTGGGCATGTAG
- a CDS encoding TorD/DmsD family molecular chaperone codes for MQSSENLLGASVACAFLGRVLREAPDADLLEEIRREDLLADWPLPVTGELRHSLGSLKNWLESLDEVALEQVRVDHADLFVAPNRAVPMWESVWTTRERLLFGDPTFEVRDAYARHGLTAPLLNNEPDDHLGLELAFMAHLLVGAAQAQVNDDPDTAEAMLADARAFLSDHLGRWAGVCLEEIEARAGTDYYRAVAELCRATVDSLPALLAA; via the coding sequence ATGCAATCGTCGGAAAATCTTTTGGGCGCATCCGTGGCCTGCGCCTTTCTGGGCCGCGTGCTGCGCGAAGCCCCGGACGCAGACCTGCTGGAGGAGATCCGGCGGGAAGACCTGCTTGCGGATTGGCCGCTGCCCGTGACCGGAGAACTGCGGCACAGTCTCGGTTCCCTGAAGAACTGGCTGGAGTCTCTGGATGAAGTGGCGCTGGAACAGGTGCGCGTGGATCATGCCGACCTGTTTGTCGCACCGAACCGGGCCGTGCCCATGTGGGAATCCGTATGGACCACCCGGGAGCGGCTGCTCTTCGGCGACCCTACCTTCGAGGTGCGCGATGCCTATGCGCGCCACGGGCTGACTGCGCCCCTTCTGAACAACGAGCCGGACGACCATCTTGGTCTGGAGCTGGCGTTCATGGCGCATCTTCTGGTTGGTGCGGCGCAGGCTCAGGTGAATGACGATCCGGATACAGCCGAGGCCATGCTCGCGGATGCCCGGGCCTTTCTGTCCGATCATCTCGGGCGCTGGGCCGGAGTGTGTCTCGAGGAGATCGAGGCCAGAGCTGGAACCGACTATTACCGTGCCGTGGCCGAACTGTGTCGGGCCACCGTGGATTCCCTGCCCGCCCTGCTGGCGGCATAG
- a CDS encoding dimethyl sulfoxide reductase anchor subunit family protein, with the protein MVFNEWSLVLFTVLAQTAVGMLLVSEIARKTASGPVGAVLSRQLPAVGVLTAAALLLSLSHLGTPLHSVFTILNAGSSWLSREILAMGGFFAAVVALAVVRRRNPEAEATGLAVLTMLLGLVAVYVMSRVYMLVTVPVWDSVSTMLGFYGTALVAGSIAGGLLFGIQSNRDASLAGETRSRIAGVFILAALLGLGLKFVGVPLEMIALDSMNGLDVSGLAMLASDGTVLLVARMVLTFLGTAVFAWAAFRVVVSHENGVMINAGLCAFGLVLAGEIMGRLIFYGTYLRIGM; encoded by the coding sequence ATGGTCTTCAATGAATGGAGCCTCGTGCTCTTCACCGTCCTCGCTCAGACCGCCGTCGGCATGCTGCTGGTGTCCGAGATCGCGCGCAAGACCGCTTCCGGCCCCGTGGGAGCCGTGTTGTCCCGGCAACTTCCGGCTGTGGGCGTGCTGACTGCCGCAGCTCTGCTGCTGTCCCTGTCCCATCTGGGAACACCGCTGCACAGCGTGTTCACCATTCTCAATGCCGGATCGTCCTGGCTCAGCCGGGAGATTCTCGCCATGGGCGGCTTTTTCGCTGCCGTTGTGGCGCTGGCCGTGGTGCGCCGCAGGAATCCCGAGGCCGAGGCCACGGGATTGGCCGTGCTGACCATGCTGCTCGGCCTTGTGGCCGTGTACGTGATGTCTCGGGTCTACATGCTCGTGACCGTGCCGGTGTGGGATTCCGTATCCACCATGCTGGGCTTCTATGGCACTGCGCTGGTGGCCGGTTCCATTGCTGGCGGTCTGCTGTTCGGCATCCAGAGCAACCGGGACGCGTCCCTTGCCGGAGAGACCAGAAGCCGCATTGCCGGGGTTTTCATTCTGGCCGCGCTGCTTGGTCTGGGGCTGAAGTTCGTGGGCGTGCCTCTGGAAATGATCGCTCTGGACTCCATGAATGGTCTGGACGTGTCCGGATTGGCCATGCTGGCTTCGGACGGCACCGTGCTGCTTGTGGCGCGCATGGTCCTGACCTTCCTCGGCACGGCCGTGTTTGCGTGGGCCGCGTTTCGCGTGGTGGTCTCCCATGAGAACGGAGTCATGATCAATGCCGGGCTGTGCGCCTTTGGTCTGGTCCTGGCCGGAGAGATCATGGGCAGACTCATCTTCTACGGAACCTATCTGCGCATCGGAATGTAA
- a CDS encoding DMSO/selenate family reductase complex B subunit, protein MLKRPAFYIDMEACTGCKTCMIACIDKNDLPDGVLFRRVTEYAGGNWSRNANGSYEQNVFAYYLSISCNHCENPICVRSCPTTAMHKDENGIVTVDHDKCVGCRYCEWGCPYSAPQFNAEKGKMEKCDFCRDYLEQGKPPACVAACPTRALKFGEYEELAAKYGADNVVAPLPDPSITGPNLIVSPNRNARPEGSRSGKIQNPEEV, encoded by the coding sequence ATGTTGAAAAGACCTGCATTTTACATAGACATGGAAGCATGCACGGGCTGCAAGACGTGCATGATCGCCTGCATCGACAAGAATGATCTGCCGGACGGCGTGCTGTTCCGGCGCGTGACCGAATACGCGGGCGGCAACTGGAGCAGAAATGCGAACGGCTCCTACGAGCAGAACGTGTTCGCCTACTATCTGTCCATTTCCTGCAACCACTGCGAAAATCCCATCTGCGTGCGCTCCTGCCCGACAACGGCCATGCACAAGGACGAGAACGGCATCGTGACCGTGGACCACGACAAGTGCGTGGGCTGCCGCTACTGTGAATGGGGCTGCCCCTATTCCGCGCCCCAGTTCAATGCGGAAAAGGGCAAGATGGAAAAATGCGACTTCTGTCGCGATTATCTGGAGCAGGGCAAGCCTCCGGCGTGCGTGGCGGCCTGTCCGACCCGCGCTCTGAAGTTCGGGGAATACGAGGAACTGGCTGCGAAATATGGTGCGGACAACGTTGTCGCGCCGCTGCCGGACCCGTCCATCACCGGGCCGAACCTGATTGTTTCGCCCAACCGCAACGCCCGGCCCGAAGGCTCGCGTTCCGGTAAAATCCAGAACCCCGAGGAGGTGTAA
- a CDS encoding DMSO/selenate family reductase complex A subunit has translation MDRKNSERKPAGSSLKRRSFLKWSAALGGMTALSGAGVFCGLRSVESAETFADKVVWTSCNVNCGSRCALRAHVKDGVVVRVDTDDTGKDVYGDHQVRACLRGRSMRHRIYAPDRLKYPMKRVGKRGEGKFERISWDEALDGIAKSLGETIEKYGNESVYLNYGTGNLGAVLSKSWPTGSTPVARLMNSLGGYLNQYGTYSDAMIDMALPYTFGKGWVKGNLLSDIVNSKLVVFFGNNPAATRMSGGGLVHDVIEARKKGYARIIVVDPRYTDTATTLADEWIPIRPGTDAALVCGIAHVLISEDLVDHDFLRRCTAGYDEDSMPEGVPAGLSYKSYILGKGPDGQAKTPEWASEITGIPARRIIQLAREIGQADPCYISQGWSVQRQANGENNCRAISMLPILTGNVGVQGGNTGARESGYGIPFASFPVLENPVKTSISCFTWTDAIERGTEMTAKRDGVQGRDKLVAPIKFIWNFAGNCLVNQHSDSNRTSEILGDDSKCETVVVVDNFMTPSAKFADYLLPATSNLEEDDFAPQGFASEMGYVIFAEKVIEPLFESRTIYDICAGVAERLGAGEKFTEGRTRAQWVEYVYQKSREMLPELPEKLSDAFAMGIFKREKPGLPPVPYKEFREDPEGHPVKTPSGKLEIFSKQLWDINREWELPEGDVITALPEYTPTWEGVSDPLRKTYPLQLIGHHYKQRTHSTYGNVDWLKKVAPQELWINPVDAEIRGIAHGDKVKVFNARGVVHTVAKVTPRIMPGVLSLPEGAWFTPDGKGNDLGGCVNVLTSLKPSPLAKGNPQHTNLVQVEKA, from the coding sequence ATGGATAGGAAAAATTCGGAACGGAAACCGGCAGGCTCGAGCCTGAAGCGGCGCAGCTTCCTGAAGTGGAGCGCGGCTCTGGGCGGTATGACCGCTCTGTCCGGTGCCGGGGTTTTCTGTGGCCTCCGGTCCGTGGAAAGTGCGGAAACGTTCGCGGACAAGGTTGTCTGGACATCCTGCAACGTGAACTGCGGCAGCCGATGTGCCTTGCGCGCTCACGTCAAGGACGGCGTGGTCGTGCGTGTGGATACCGATGATACGGGCAAGGACGTGTATGGCGATCATCAGGTGCGCGCCTGCTTGCGCGGCCGTTCCATGCGGCATCGCATCTATGCTCCGGATCGGCTCAAGTACCCCATGAAGCGGGTCGGCAAGCGTGGCGAAGGCAAGTTCGAGCGCATCTCCTGGGATGAGGCTCTGGACGGCATTGCCAAGAGCCTTGGCGAGACCATCGAGAAGTACGGCAACGAGTCCGTCTACCTGAATTACGGGACGGGCAACCTCGGCGCAGTGCTGTCCAAGTCCTGGCCCACCGGCTCCACGCCCGTGGCCCGGCTCATGAACAGCCTCGGCGGCTACCTGAACCAGTACGGCACCTACAGCGACGCCATGATCGACATGGCCCTGCCCTATACCTTCGGCAAGGGATGGGTCAAAGGCAACCTGCTGTCCGACATCGTGAACAGCAAGCTGGTGGTGTTTTTCGGCAACAACCCGGCGGCCACGCGCATGAGCGGCGGCGGTCTGGTGCATGACGTGATCGAGGCCCGCAAGAAGGGGTATGCCCGCATCATCGTGGTGGACCCGAGATACACGGACACCGCCACCACGCTGGCCGACGAATGGATTCCCATTCGCCCCGGCACGGACGCGGCACTTGTCTGCGGCATTGCGCATGTGCTGATCTCCGAGGATCTGGTGGATCATGATTTTCTGCGCCGCTGCACTGCCGGGTATGACGAGGATTCCATGCCCGAGGGCGTGCCTGCCGGGCTTTCCTACAAGTCCTACATTCTGGGCAAGGGCCCGGATGGTCAGGCCAAGACTCCGGAATGGGCTTCGGAAATCACGGGAATTCCGGCCCGCCGCATCATTCAGCTTGCCCGCGAGATCGGGCAGGCCGATCCCTGCTACATCTCGCAGGGCTGGTCCGTGCAGCGTCAGGCCAATGGCGAGAACAACTGTCGCGCCATCAGCATGCTGCCCATCCTGACCGGCAACGTGGGCGTGCAGGGCGGCAATACCGGTGCGCGAGAAAGCGGCTACGGCATCCCGTTCGCCAGCTTTCCGGTGCTGGAAAATCCGGTCAAGACGTCCATTTCCTGCTTCACCTGGACCGATGCCATCGAGCGTGGCACCGAGATGACCGCCAAGCGCGACGGTGTGCAGGGCCGCGACAAGCTGGTCGCCCCGATCAAGTTCATCTGGAACTTTGCGGGCAACTGTCTGGTCAACCAGCATTCGGACAGCAATCGCACGTCCGAAATTCTGGGCGACGACTCCAAGTGCGAAACCGTGGTGGTCGTGGACAACTTCATGACCCCGAGTGCCAAGTTCGCGGATTATCTGCTGCCCGCCACCTCCAATCTGGAGGAGGATGACTTTGCGCCTCAGGGATTCGCCTCGGAAATGGGGTATGTGATCTTTGCGGAAAAGGTGATCGAACCGCTTTTCGAGAGCCGCACCATCTACGACATCTGTGCCGGAGTGGCCGAGCGCCTTGGCGCGGGCGAGAAGTTCACCGAGGGTCGTACCCGTGCCCAGTGGGTGGAATACGTCTACCAGAAGTCGCGCGAAATGCTGCCCGAACTGCCGGAAAAGCTGTCCGACGCATTTGCCATGGGCATCTTTAAGCGCGAGAAGCCGGGCCTGCCGCCGGTCCCGTACAAGGAATTCCGCGAGGACCCGGAAGGGCATCCCGTGAAGACTCCTTCGGGCAAGCTGGAGATTTTCTCCAAGCAGCTCTGGGACATCAACAGGGAATGGGAATTGCCCGAAGGTGACGTGATCACGGCTCTGCCCGAGTACACGCCCACTTGGGAAGGCGTTTCCGATCCGCTGCGCAAGACCTATCCGCTTCAGCTCATCGGGCATCACTACAAGCAGCGGACCCACTCCACCTACGGCAACGTGGACTGGCTCAAGAAGGTCGCGCCGCAGGAACTCTGGATCAACCCGGTGGACGCGGAAATCCGTGGCATTGCCCACGGCGACAAGGTCAAGGTCTTCAATGCCCGCGGCGTTGTTCATACCGTGGCCAAGGTCACCCCGCGCATCATGCCCGGCGTGCTCAGCCTGCCCGAGGGTGCCTGGTTCACCCCGGACGGCAAGGGCAACGATCTGGGAGGCTGCGTCAACGTGCTGACGTCGCTCAAGCCGTCTCCGCTGGCCAAGGGCAACCCCCAGCATACCAACCTCGTTCAGGTCGAAAAGGCGTAG
- a CDS encoding sigma-54-dependent transcriptional regulator, protein MAKVLVIDDDRMTCEALMELVRNIGHDADCALTVREGLAKNREIEFDVVFLDIRLPDGNGLDILPRLREQELPPEVIILTGLGDPDGAELAIRNGAWDYLQKPLSPKKILLPLKRVLKYRDNLRQADKGAMPVERCGIVGSGPAITQALERLGIAARSNASLLISGETGTGKELFARALHENSQRSRGPFVVVDCASIPATLLESTLFGHVKGAFTGADHASGGLIMEADRGTLFLDEIGEMPLALQKKLLRVLQERKYRRVGSSQEVSSDFRLVSATHRDLNEMVQNGTFREDLLYRLGAMSITLPPLRERKEDLPELVHFMARRISEKNMIPQKGISPDFMEALQEYHWPGNIRELSNVVETSLVSAYAHTELYPMHLPERVRITMIRQSLSGQDSAGAGPEPEPEDAAELPVYKEYRARVLEQADKWYFSRLMEAARWDVERACEMSGLGKSRVYDQLKQHSIEKE, encoded by the coding sequence ATGGCCAAGGTGCTTGTCATAGACGATGATCGCATGACCTGCGAGGCGCTCATGGAACTGGTGCGCAACATCGGTCATGACGCCGACTGTGCGCTTACCGTGCGCGAAGGGCTGGCAAAGAACCGCGAGATCGAGTTCGATGTGGTGTTTCTGGACATCCGCCTGCCGGACGGCAACGGTCTGGACATCCTTCCCCGACTGCGCGAGCAGGAACTGCCGCCCGAGGTCATCATCCTGACCGGACTGGGCGATCCGGACGGCGCGGAACTGGCCATCCGCAACGGTGCCTGGGATTATCTCCAGAAACCGCTATCCCCCAAGAAGATTCTGCTTCCGCTCAAGCGCGTGCTCAAGTACCGGGACAATCTGCGTCAGGCGGACAAGGGAGCCATGCCCGTGGAACGGTGCGGCATCGTGGGCAGCGGGCCGGCCATCACGCAGGCTCTGGAACGCCTCGGCATAGCGGCGCGCAGCAATGCCAGCCTGCTCATTTCCGGGGAAACCGGAACCGGCAAGGAACTGTTCGCCCGGGCCCTGCACGAGAACAGCCAGCGCAGTCGAGGGCCATTCGTGGTCGTGGACTGCGCGTCCATTCCCGCAACTCTGCTGGAAAGCACGCTTTTCGGCCACGTGAAGGGCGCATTCACTGGCGCGGACCATGCCAGTGGCGGCCTGATCATGGAGGCGGACCGGGGGACCCTGTTTCTGGACGAAATCGGCGAAATGCCCCTTGCCCTTCAGAAGAAACTGCTTCGCGTGCTTCAGGAACGCAAGTACAGACGGGTGGGCAGCAGTCAGGAAGTTTCCAGTGATTTTCGTCTGGTCTCCGCAACTCATCGTGATCTCAATGAAATGGTTCAGAATGGTACGTTTCGGGAAGACCTGTTGTATCGCCTCGGAGCCATGTCCATCACGCTGCCACCCTTGCGCGAGCGCAAGGAGGACCTGCCCGAACTTGTCCATTTCATGGCAAGGCGCATCAGCGAAAAGAACATGATCCCGCAAAAGGGGATTTCCCCGGATTTCATGGAAGCGCTTCAGGAATATCACTGGCCCGGCAACATCCGCGAGCTGTCCAACGTGGTGGAAACCTCGCTGGTCAGTGCCTATGCCCATACCGAACTGTACCCCATGCATTTGCCGGAACGGGTGCGCATCACCATGATCAGGCAGTCCCTGTCCGGACAGGATTCCGCAGGCGCCGGACCGGAGCCGGAGCCCGAGGATGCCGCGGAACTGCCCGTGTACAAGGAATATCGCGCCCGGGTTCTGGAGCAGGCGGACAAATGGTATTTTTCCCGGCTCATGGAGGCGGCCCGCTGGGATGTGGAACGCGCCTGCGAAATGTCGGGACTGGGCAAGAGTCGGGTCTATGATCAGCTCAAGCAGCATTCCATCGAGAAGGAGTGA
- a CDS encoding ATP-binding protein, with translation MQRFVQVLLAVLVLMTAASCSTFDERTPLTVEEREWISRNKEVRLGVSLHYPPYEEYGLKGGYEGLSADYVRLINEKTGLRFVPVRFRNRDEVLREVKQGNVDVVAALEMTEGRREYLDFTQPYVTVPAAIITRKEFQEELTLEKLDGMRIGVTVSPEFTRYLKKHYPGEYTIVPMAGGYIGGLRSLAVGDVDALICDMALASRYIANARISNLRIAGITNYTIDLRIASLKASPILGSILRKGLAMILPHERKVIEERWLTLHYRPIWASWKFWIGLFSVCGAILGGVVLVLVWNRSLKRQVAQRTMALSSINKVLLGSLECHTEHEVMLRCLEEAENMSSSERAFLGEVAGNGVLKVFLATECGERAVCEPLDIGGAQLSFEQMEALGNCQVVQATLRGSDGLDVHVIMVPLHILAGADLRIIAVGRRQARYVSSEVSLLAEVLFAFEEALQRKRTEISLHEKERQLQRVQRMEALGTLAGGIAHDFNNILGVIIANGEMVEMFHLDGNEPLAAKVQAMLAAAYRGRDLVSQILTFTRKSSEEAIPLNLGPIVKETIKFLEASLPASITMDYEIASPERTVLADPTQVHQVLMNLCTNAAHAMENSGGTMSISVHGESVGSDRPETSVLKPGPHVVLSVRDMGGGIPPEVVDRIFDPFFTTKMPGKGTGLGLAMVQGIVKSWGGEILVRNEPGRGAEFRVYIPAMVKSGELAVETRGDTEICSGCGCILLVDDEDELVSSCSEFLTNLGYKVHGETDSLAAAELFCNAPGDFDLVITDYNMPGLRGDKFARKVLEARPGVPVILCSGYSHRFDESAAASLGIREYLKKPISLKALAMAVRKYLKPDFSSRDEDFDREEN, from the coding sequence ATGCAACGATTCGTTCAAGTCCTTCTGGCCGTCCTTGTTCTCATGACGGCCGCGTCCTGCTCGACCTTTGACGAGCGCACCCCCCTGACCGTGGAGGAACGGGAGTGGATTTCGCGAAACAAGGAGGTCAGGCTCGGCGTGTCCCTGCATTATCCTCCCTATGAGGAATACGGACTCAAGGGCGGCTATGAGGGCTTGAGCGCGGATTATGTCCGGCTGATCAATGAAAAGACCGGACTGCGCTTCGTCCCGGTGCGTTTCCGCAACCGGGACGAGGTGCTGCGCGAGGTGAAGCAGGGGAATGTGGATGTGGTTGCGGCGCTGGAAATGACGGAAGGTCGCCGCGAGTATCTGGACTTTACCCAGCCCTACGTGACCGTGCCCGCCGCCATCATCACCAGAAAGGAGTTCCAGGAGGAGCTCACGCTGGAAAAGCTGGACGGCATGCGCATCGGCGTGACCGTGTCCCCGGAATTCACCCGGTATCTGAAAAAGCATTATCCCGGCGAATACACCATCGTGCCCATGGCCGGGGGATACATCGGCGGCCTTCGCTCCCTTGCCGTGGGCGACGTGGACGCGCTGATCTGCGACATGGCACTGGCCTCGCGCTACATTGCCAACGCGCGCATCAGCAACCTGCGCATTGCAGGCATCACCAACTACACCATTGATCTGCGCATTGCCTCGCTCAAGGCCAGTCCCATTCTCGGCAGCATTCTGCGCAAGGGGTTGGCCATGATTCTGCCTCATGAGCGCAAGGTGATCGAGGAACGGTGGCTGACCCTGCACTACCGCCCCATCTGGGCGAGCTGGAAATTCTGGATCGGTCTGTTTTCCGTGTGCGGGGCCATTCTCGGGGGCGTGGTACTGGTGCTGGTCTGGAACCGCAGCCTCAAGCGACAGGTGGCCCAGCGCACCATGGCGCTCAGCTCCATCAACAAGGTGCTGCTTGGTTCGCTGGAGTGCCATACCGAGCACGAGGTCATGCTTCGCTGTCTCGAGGAGGCCGAGAACATGTCCTCGAGCGAGCGCGCGTTTCTCGGCGAGGTTGCCGGGAACGGGGTGCTCAAGGTCTTTCTTGCCACGGAATGCGGGGAACGGGCCGTTTGCGAGCCGCTGGACATTGGCGGGGCACAGCTTTCCTTCGAGCAGATGGAGGCGCTGGGCAACTGTCAGGTGGTACAGGCCACGTTGCGTGGTTCGGATGGTCTGGACGTGCATGTGATCATGGTGCCGCTGCACATTCTGGCCGGGGCCGATCTGCGGATCATCGCCGTGGGCAGGCGGCAGGCCCGGTACGTGTCGAGCGAGGTTTCCCTGCTGGCCGAGGTCCTGTTCGCGTTCGAGGAGGCGTTGCAGCGCAAGCGAACCGAGATTTCCCTGCACGAGAAGGAACGCCAGCTTCAGCGCGTGCAGCGCATGGAGGCGCTGGGTACTCTGGCCGGGGGCATTGCCCATGATTTCAACAACATTCTCGGCGTGATCATCGCCAACGGCGAAATGGTCGAAATGTTTCATCTGGACGGGAACGAACCGCTGGCCGCCAAGGTGCAGGCCATGCTTGCCGCCGCGTACCGAGGCAGGGATCTGGTCAGCCAGATACTGACCTTCACGCGCAAGAGCAGCGAGGAGGCAATTCCCCTGAATCTTGGGCCCATCGTCAAGGAAACCATCAAGTTTCTTGAAGCGTCGCTTCCCGCATCCATTACCATGGACTACGAGATCGCGTCGCCGGAACGAACCGTGCTGGCCGATCCCACGCAGGTGCATCAGGTGCTCATGAATCTGTGCACCAATGCGGCGCACGCCATGGAGAATTCCGGGGGAACCATGTCCATTTCCGTGCATGGGGAGAGCGTGGGCAGCGATCGGCCGGAAACCTCTGTGCTCAAGCCCGGGCCGCATGTGGTCCTGTCCGTGCGGGACATGGGCGGTGGCATTCCGCCCGAGGTGGTGGACCGGATTTTCGATCCGTTCTTTACCACCAAGATGCCGGGAAAGGGCACCGGACTCGGGCTGGCCATGGTGCAGGGCATCGTCAAATCCTGGGGAGGCGAGATTCTGGTTCGCAACGAGCCGGGGCGGGGCGCGGAGTTCCGGGTCTACATTCCGGCCATGGTCAAAAGCGGCGAGCTTGCCGTGGAAACGCGTGGGGACACCGAGATATGTTCAGGGTGCGGGTGCATCCTGCTGGTGGATGACGAGGATGAACTGGTAAGTTCCTGCTCGGAATTCCTGACGAATCTTGGATACAAGGTGCATGGCGAGACCGACAGCCTTGCCGCTGCCGAGCTGTTCTGCAATGCGCCCGGGGATTTCGATCTGGTGATCACGGACTACAACATGCCCGGACTGCGGGGGGACAAATTTGCCCGCAAGGTGCTCGAAGCCCGGCCCGGGGTGCCGGTCATTCTGTGCAGCGGCTACAGCCATCGTTTCGACGAAAGCGCGGCGGCCTCACTGGGAATTCGGGAATACCTCAAGAAACCCATCAGCCTGAAGGCGCTGGCAATGGCCGTGCGCAAATACCTCAAGCCCGATTTTTCCTCTCGGGACGAGGATTTCGATCGCGAGGAAAACTGA